AAGATTTCCCACCCCACGACGCCCATTCCTCGTTCAATGGGGTGCCACTGGCATCCTGCCAGTGCTGAAGTGGAAACTCGCTTGACGCTTCTCACTGGCAAGATGCCAGTGGCACCCGTTCGCGCGGGCTGAATAGCCGTCGCGGCATTGGGAATCGACCGCACCAGCCACTCACCTACTCACTCCCCAAATACTCCGACCGCTCAAACCGCGTCCCCGCCTTCACGCGTTTCGCGACTTCCTCGGCATCGAGCGCATACAGCGGGCTGATCTCCACATGCACGCCCGGCGCCACCTGGGCGCCCGCCGCCTCCAGCCACCGCCGATGCTGATCCAGCAAAAACCTGTGGACGTATTCGGGCGTATCCTTCGGCGCCCCCGACGCATTCTTCAGCGGCGCGAACGCTTCCTCCTCCGCATACTCAACCACGATCGGCCGCTCGGCATGCGGCAGCAAATCGAAAATGAACCGCTCGAACTTCAGCGCATTCGGTTCGCTCGGCTTAGCGAGTTTCCCGTCGTTGCCGATGTACTCAGCCTTCTTCCGCGCCACATGGAACGGCAGCGTATCCTTCAGCTTCAGCGAGCGTTCCAAGAACGCCACGTCGAACACATGAATCGCCACGCTCCCCGCCCAATAGACAAGTTCGCCGTTCGCGTCGCGCTGCTCGGCGACGTCGTCGGGAAAATCGCTGTACTCGATGATGCTCACGCGATCGTTGATCATCACGAAGTTGCCGAGCCGCTCCTGCGGCGACTGCTTCGCAATGGCGAGCGACGTCAGCTCCGACTTCGCCAGGATGTGGAAGCCAATGAGCTCCGCATCGCAGATCGGCGCCAGCGGGTTGTCGACCTGAAAGTAAAACAGATGCTTGATGCCGCGGTGCCGCATGTGGTCGAACGCCCCGCTCGCGCCGAGCGCCGCCACCGTACCGCCGTGGCCGTCCGGGCTGAGGAAGATGGAATCCTTCGCTTCGAGCAGCACTTGCCCTGACTTCGCATCGACCGCCGGCATCGTTCCCTGGCAGAAGACGAACAAGTCGTCCTTCGCGAGACCGAAGTGCGCGTTGTCGGCGAGGAACTCGAGCGTGTCGTCGTGCGTGACGGGACTCGTCATCATGTAGAGCGGCGTCGACTTGCCATGCCGCTTGGCAATCGCGCGAATCTTCTCGAGATGAATCTGTGCGAGCGTTGCCTTCGACAACGGACCAATCGGGTACATCCCCTTCGGCTTCTCGAACCCGAGCCGACTCCCCTGCCCGCCCGCGACGAGGATCACACCGACCTCGCCCGCCTCGAGCGCCGCCACGCCCGCGCGTCGCGCCGCCTCGGCCGTGATATGCAAAGGATTGGTCGCCCCCGGCGCCCGCTCGTGCAAGCGTACCGCCGGCGGGGGGGACGCCTGCCGCGCGAGCTCCGCCCAATCAGGCTGATCGATCTCGTCGCGGAACAGCGAATCGAGCAGGTCGAAGTCAATTGACCGCACCTGCCCAGCCAGTTGCTCGCGCCCCGCGGCGTCGAGTTCATCCCAAAACTGCAACACATGCAGCTGGTTGTGTGGCCGCAGCAGGGATTCGAGTTCCGACTTATTGATTGTGGCGGTCATGGTGAATTCTTAGCCTCGCACCCATCGATAGGCCAACCAGCAAAGCAGCGGGAAACCAATGAAGATGACGCTGTAGGTGAACAACGTCGTCCAAAAGTGTCGCGGCCAGCGGGCCATGGGCAGGGATCGTTTCGAGTGAAATAGGAAGAAGCCGTTGCGGAAAAGCGCGCCGCGCGGCCGCAGTGGCCGATTATCCGCAGTCGCGGCGGGCTTGCTAGTGGCTCCTTCTGTAGCAGGCTGCCTTCTGTGGGAGGCGCTCCGACGCCGATAACGGTCACCGCTCTCGAGCGACTCCAGAAGCGACGCGAAATCGGCGTCAGAGACGCCTCCCACAAATCCCCAGCCCCGCGGAGGCGTGATTCCAGCCGGTTGCCGCCCGGCGAACCAAACAGCTATACTGCCAGTTCCGCGCCACCAAGCGCGGCCTCACTCTATTTAACGCTACTAATTTTTTGCTACCTGTGGAGACGACGTTCGTGGCATCCGGAAAATACCTGTTCACAAGCGAAGCAGTCAGCATGGGGCATCCCGACAAGCTGGCCGACCAGATTTCCGACGGCGTGCTCGACGCCCTCTTCGCCCAAGATCCCTACAGCCGCGTCGCCTGCGAGACGATGGTCACCACCGGCATGGTCGTCATCGCCGGCGAGATCACCACGAAGGCCTACGTCGATATGCAGAAGGTCGTCCGCGAGGTGATCCGCGACGTCGGTTACACCGACTCGCCGATGGGCCTCAGCGCCGACCACTGCTCGGTCCTCGTCGCCATCGACGAGCAAAGCGCCGACATCGCGATGGGCGTCAACGACGACGCCTCGAAGGGCAAGGACATCGGCGCGGGCGACCAAGGGCTGATGTTCGGCTACGCCTGCAACGATACCCCCGAGCTGATGCCGCTGCCGATCGCGTTGTCGCACCGCATCATGAACCGCCTGACCGCCGCCCGGAAGAACGGCGAGGTCGATTGGCTCCGTCCCGACAGCAAGAGCCAAGTCACGGTCGAGTACGACGGCAACAAGCCGACCCGCATCGACACCGTGGTCGTCTCGACGCAACACAGCGAAGACGTTTCGAACGAAGCGATTCGCAAGTTCGTCATCGAAAGCATCATCAAGCCGGAACTGCCGGCTGAGCTCGTCACCGGCGAGATCAAGTACCACATCAACCCGACCGGTCGCTTCGTCGTCGGCGGTCCGCACGGCGACTGCGGTCTCACCGGCCGCAAGATCATCGTCGACACCTACGGCGGCTGGGGCCGTCACGGCGGCGGCGCCTTCAGCGGCAAGGACCCGACCAAGGTCGATCGCAGCGCCGCCTACATGGCTCGCTACGTCGCCAAGAACATCGTCGCCTCGGGCTTGGCCGAACGCTGCGAAGTGCAGCTCGCCTACGCCATCGGCGTCACCGACCCGGTGAGCGTCTACGTCGACACCGAAGGCACGGGCAAGATCGAGGACTCGAAGATCTGCGACATCGTGAAGAAGCTCTTCCCGTTGTCGCCGTCGGGCATCATCAAGCACCTCGACCTGCGTCGCCCGATCTTCCGCAAGACGGCCGCCGGCGGCCACTTTGGCCGCAACGAGCCGGAGTTCACGTGGGAGAAGACCGACATGGCCGCGAAGATCAAAGCTGAAGCTGACAAGCTGTAAGCGGCGATTTAAATTGAAGTACTAACGAGCAGCCCCGACCTAGCTAGGTCGGGGCTGCTTTTTTATTTCGTTCGCACTCACCCCACCCTGCCCGATCAACGCAACTTTTCAATCCGACTTGGCCGCGCGCCCCCTCGTCGGGTATCGTACTCGGCATGGCGACGGTTGGATCCTCCGCTACCCTCCCTGAACGGACGCGCAACCTCACGATCACGTGGGTCCGGGCCGCTGCGCCTGGCGGCGTTATCGCCCTGCTCGTCGTCGGCTCGGTGCTCGTCACCCGCCGCGCGGCCGGCGCCTTCACCTCGCACCTGCCGACGTTGCCGCTGCTGGCAACGATCCTGCTCACGGCGCTGGTCCTCCTCGGCGGCCGCGTCGCTTGGCGATTCACCAGCCCGCCGCGGCGGCGGGAACAACTCCAATTCCGTGAACAACTCGTCGGCTGGGGGGGCACGCTCACGCTCGGCCTGATGTTCCTCGGCTGCTCATTTCCGTCGTTCGACTATTGGAACTGGCTCTGCTGGCTGCCGCTCATCGTCGCCGACTATCTGCAGCGCGACTGGTTCTTCGACGCCGCCCCCGGTTGGACGCCGCGACTGGTCGATCACGAATCGGGCCTCGGCCCCTGGCGCCCGCGCGGCGAACTAGTCGACTCGTCCGACGTCCTCTCGCTGCGTGAAGAGCGGCGCGAACACTACCCGCTGTTCGATCGCGAGTTCGACGACGCGGAACTTAAGACCGCGCTCCACGAGGAACACGACGAAGAACTTGAGGATGCTGAACACGCTGTTGACTCGCTCGACGCCAATGTTCTGCAACAACTCACCCGCATTCGCGACGAGGCCGGCGTCGAAACCATCTTCGGCACGCTCCGCGCCGAGTTCGTCGCCGGGCAACGACACGCGACGCTCCACGTCGGCTTCTGCCCGCCGCTCGCCGGGCGGCCTACGATCGAAGCCGACCCGTCGGACGGCCCCGACGCCACGGTGAAGGTGATTCAATCGCTCGCCCACGGCACGCGGCTCGAAGTTCGCCTCGCAACGCCGGCCGCCGAGGAGTGTTCGGTGTTAATCGAGTTCACCGCGACGCCGACATAACTCTAGCCCCGGGCTCCGCCCGGGGGTCGCCCACCACGCCGGCAACCGTCGCCCGCATGAAAGTTGAGGTCCCCTCCCTTTGAGGGGGAGGGTTAGGGAGGGGTGACGGCAGCGGGTACCAGGGTTCTTAACCCCCTCCCCAGCCCTCCCCTCAAGGGGGAGGGAGCCGGAACTTTCAATTCAATGGAGTTAGCGTTGAAGTAAGTTTCGCGTTTGGTGTCAAAAAACCTTACGTCCCGCTCTTATTCCACCCCTCCGCCGTCTGCACAAACCGCTGCGGCGGCGTGCCGACAAACGTCCGGCCGTTCCACGTCCGCACCTCCAGCGTCAGCGTCGCCCCGTCAACGGTGAGCACGTTGTACGCATTCGGCTCATCGCGGCGACGATGCGAAATCGCCGTCCCCGCCTGAATCACCAGAATCGACCGCTTCACTTCCACATGATGCGGCCGCACGTCACCTGAATACGCCACGTGCAAGTGGCCGGCGAGAATCAGATGGCAGCCGCACGCTTCAAACACCCGCAGCGCCGCCGGTCCGCCGTCGACCAGTGCCGCGTTTGGCTCCTTCGCCGGCGGAATGAACGGATGATGCGCGACGAGAATCTTGCACGCCGCATCCGCCTGGGCAACGAAGAACTGCCGTAACCGCTCGACCTGCTGCGGCGAGATGCGACCATCCTTCCAAGTGTTCGAGCGAGCCGTGTTCACGCCCGCCACCGCGAGTTCCGCATCGTAAAACGTCGGCTCAACGTTCACGCCGATGAACCGCCGGTAGTTATCAAGCGGCGTCAGCCAGCGTGCGATCGCGTTGTACAGCGGGATGTCGTGATTCCCCGGCACGACAATCCGCGGCAGTTCAATGTGCTTGAGGAATCGCTCCGCATCGGCGAACTGCGACGCCCGCGCTCGCTGGGTGAGGTCGCCGCTCACCACGAGCAACTGCGCCGCTTGCTGATCGATATCTTTCAACAAACCTTCCGCGATCGCCGGCTCCTCGGCGCCAAAGTGGAGGTCGGAAAGATGAATAATGCGTCGCATGGCGGATGCAAAAACCGGAATGCTATTTAACACAGAGAGCACAGAGAAAATGCAATCGCGACACAACGATTGTTTCATTTTGCTGAATTAGACGTTGCTCGCCTTTCTCTGTGCCCTCTGTGTCCTCTGTGTTGAGAATCTTCTTTATTCAGATCGTTCGTTAGGGACGAGGACATTCAGCGCCCGCGGCAAAATCTCATAATGCAGCGGCGCCTCCATCCGCATCACCTCCCCGTCCGCCGCGAGGTGAAGCCGACTCCGCCGCGTCTCCATCCACACCTCGCGCGGATAGAGCGTTTCAAAATCGCGGTCTTGCTGCAAGCGGCCCAGTGCTCCGTTGAGCAGCAACTTCAACATCCCCCACCGCGTTTGCGCGCGAGCGACGTATAGCGACAGCACACCTTCGTCGAGCCGATCGCGGGCGCCAATCTTCAGTAGATCGAGCCGGTACCGATTGTTGCCCACGAAAATGAGGGGCGTCTTCAAGTGGTCAACCTTCCCCTCGACATCGAGGCGCACCTGAATCATCGGCGCCCGCACAAACGTCTTCATTGCCGCGAGCGCCATCGCCGGCCACTTGCTGAGCTTCAATCGGCTCCGCGTCGCATCGCGATCGACAACCGCACGGGCATAGACGCCGACGGACGAGTTGTTGATGAAGATCCGGTCGTTCACTCGCGCGAGATCAACCGGGCGAGCGTTACCCGCGGCGATGACCTTCGCCGCTTCGGCAAGGTCGAACGAAATGCCGAGGTCTTTCGCGAAATGATTGAGCGTTCCCAGCGGCAATACGCCGAGCGGCGTCGGCCCGCCGACGAGCGCGGCCGCCACGGTGCTGATCGTCCCGTCGCCGCCGCCGGCCACCACCGCATCAACGCCCGCCTTCACGGCAGCCCGCGCTTCGTCGTCGAGTTGATCGCCGGCCACGCTCCGCACATCGGCGTCAACGCCGGCGGCGGAGAGTGCATCAGCCACTTGCTGAGCAGGATCGGTATTGGCGTTCGCATTCGCGGCATATGTGCCGGAATCGCGGTTCAGGAGGGCGATGACCTTCATGCGGCGGTGGCTCTGATTGTTTGCGGGTGCCACTGGCGTGTCGCCAGTGTGCGGCGGAGACTCGGTCGCCACTTCACCTTCGTTGGATGCGGGTGACGGAGTCGCTCCGGCGGGTCGTTGACCCGCGGCTACCTCGCAAGGCAAACCCTATTCCGCAAATAGCGGCCGGTCGCTGTCGTCATTTCCCCGCCGCGGACGCCCGCCGTTGATCACCGCGTCTGGGCTCACGCCCAAATGCTCGTACCCCTTCGCGGTCAGCTTCCGCCCGCGCGGCGTCCGAACGACCAACTCCGAGCGGAGCAGAAACGGCTCCACTTCGTCGGTGAGCGTATCGACCGCCAGGTTGAGCGTGTGGGCGATCGCCTCGACGCCCGCCGGACCGCCGTGGAAGACGCGGAGGATCGTCTCCATATATTTGCGATCTTGCGGATCGAGGCCCAGCGGATCGACGCCGAGCATGCCGAGCGCCGCCTCGGCCACCGGCAGCGTGATCTTCCCCGCCGCCTTCGTCGTCGCGTAGTCGCGCACCCAGCGGAGCCGGTTGTTCGTGATCCGCGGCGTGCCGCGACTGCAGATGGCGATCTTCAGCGCCGCCTCGTCGTCGATCTCCACCCGCAGCTTGCGGGCGTTGCGGCGAGTGATCTCAGTCAACTCCTCGTGCGAGTAAAAGTCGAGATGCTCGCGCACCTGGAACCGATCGCGCAACGGCGCCGACAGCAAGCCGCTACGCGTCGTGGCGCCGATGATCGTGAACGGCCGCAGCGCCATGTTCACCGTGCGAGCGCTCACCCCTTCGCCGAGCGTGATGTCGATGCGAAAGTCTTCCATCGCCGGGTACATGAACTCTTCCACCGCCTTCGGCAGGCGGTGGATTTCGTCGATGAACAGCACCGACCCTTCTTGGGCGTTCGTCAGGTACGGCAGCAAATCTTTCGGCGCGCTGAGCGCGGCGCCGCTGGCGATTTGCAGCGGCACGTCGAGCGCTCGCGGAATGCACGTGGCAAAGGTCGTCTTGCCGAGCCCCGGCGGCCCATCGAGCAAAATGTGCCCCAGCGTCTCCTGCCGAATCCGGGCGGCGTCGACGGCGATCATCAGCCGCTCGTACACCTCGCGCTGGCCAACCATATCCTCCATCCGCTGCGGACGGAGAACCTGATCGTCCTCGCGGCCAAGCGGTGTGTACCCCGAGGGCTCGTCGGGTTCGAAAGCGTCGTCACTGGAAATAATCGGCTCGCGCGACATGAAGCACAGCTGAAAGGCAGAGGAATGAATTCAAAGGTCGACGGCAAGCAGCGAACAAGCGAGCCGGGGCGTCCCCGCCCCCGGCGCTTGCGAACTTTCTGAACACTTGTACGCTACCGCTGGTGGTACTATACCCGAATCCAACGGGATAGGTGAACCGCGAAACGGCGGCCCGATGCACGTACCAGGGCGGAACGATGGCTGAGATCGTCTGGCGAAACTACCTACGCACGAAGACCCGCAATCCGCGGTTTCTGTGGAAGATGGTGATCTCGATCCTCACGATCGGCGTGGTCGTCGGGCTGGCGGTCGACGCCTCAGTGCCAGCATGGATCAATACCGACGAGGTTAAAGAAGAGGAAGCGACTGATACCCCGAAGCCAACTCCCGAGAAGGAGCGTTGGAATCAGCTCGGGGAACTGGCTGACAACGGCCAATGGCAGGAACTATTTTACGCGATCCCGGAACTCGCTTCGGTCCGTTGGCATCACTGGGGAACGACAGCGCTAGCCGTACTCACCGCGGCCTGTTGGATGTCGTTCCTGCTGCAAGCGATTCAAATTCGCGGCCCCGCGGACTACCGCTGGTGGGGCGCACTCCTTGGACTGGCGCTCGGCGTCGTCAGCATCTGGCCGACGATCTTCTTTATCTTTTGGCAAGAACGCGTCTGGGGGCTAGTCGAGAGCGCCGAGTTGGCGGCCGGCATTCGCGACAACGTCCTCGGCGTCGGCTTGCGGGAAGAACTTTCAAAATTCATCTGCTTCTTGCCGCTGCTGCCGCTCGTGGTCTGGAAGCGCGATGAGTTGGCCGCACTGCTGTTGGCAGGAGCGGTCGGCTTGGGCTTTGCGATGGAGGAAAACATCGGCTACGTCGGCGCAAGCGCCGGCACGCAGACCATTGGGCGTCTCCTCATGCCCGCTCCGTTTCACATGGCGATGACCGGCCTGATTGGCCTCGCCGCGTACCGCGCCTGCGTCTGGCCGCGGCAGTGCGGCCCAGTGTTCATCGCCATCTTCGGAGTCGTGGCGATGGCTCACGGTTTCTACGACGCATTCATCTTGGTTGAAGTGCTCGCAGAGTATTCCATCGTCACGAGCCTGAT
This sequence is a window from Lacipirellula parvula. Protein-coding genes within it:
- a CDS encoding metallophosphoesterase family protein, which encodes MRRIIHLSDLHFGAEEPAIAEGLLKDIDQQAAQLLVVSGDLTQRARASQFADAERFLKHIELPRIVVPGNHDIPLYNAIARWLTPLDNYRRFIGVNVEPTFYDAELAVAGVNTARSNTWKDGRISPQQVERLRQFFVAQADAACKILVAHHPFIPPAKEPNAALVDGGPAALRVFEACGCHLILAGHLHVAYSGDVRPHHVEVKRSILVIQAGTAISHRRRDEPNAYNVLTVDGATLTLEVRTWNGRTFVGTPPQRFVQTAEGWNKSGT
- a CDS encoding UTP--glucose-1-phosphate uridylyltransferase; translation: MTATINKSELESLLRPHNQLHVLQFWDELDAAGREQLAGQVRSIDFDLLDSLFRDEIDQPDWAELARQASPPPAVRLHERAPGATNPLHITAEAARRAGVAALEAGEVGVILVAGGQGSRLGFEKPKGMYPIGPLSKATLAQIHLEKIRAIAKRHGKSTPLYMMTSPVTHDDTLEFLADNAHFGLAKDDLFVFCQGTMPAVDAKSGQVLLEAKDSIFLSPDGHGGTVAALGASGAFDHMRHRGIKHLFYFQVDNPLAPICDAELIGFHILAKSELTSLAIAKQSPQERLGNFVMINDRVSIIEYSDFPDDVAEQRDANGELVYWAGSVAIHVFDVAFLERSLKLKDTLPFHVARKKAEYIGNDGKLAKPSEPNALKFERFIFDLLPHAERPIVVEYAEEEAFAPLKNASGAPKDTPEYVHRFLLDQHRRWLEAAGAQVAPGVHVEISPLYALDAEEVAKRVKAGTRFERSEYLGSE
- a CDS encoding diacylglycerol/lipid kinase family protein, translated to MKVIALLNRDSGTYAANANANTDPAQQVADALSAAGVDADVRSVAGDQLDDEARAAVKAGVDAVVAGGGDGTISTVAAALVGGPTPLGVLPLGTLNHFAKDLGISFDLAEAAKVIAAGNARPVDLARVNDRIFINNSSVGVYARAVVDRDATRSRLKLSKWPAMALAAMKTFVRAPMIQVRLDVEGKVDHLKTPLIFVGNNRYRLDLLKIGARDRLDEGVLSLYVARAQTRWGMLKLLLNGALGRLQQDRDFETLYPREVWMETRRSRLHLAADGEVMRMEAPLHYEILPRALNVLVPNERSE
- the metK gene encoding methionine adenosyltransferase produces the protein MASGKYLFTSEAVSMGHPDKLADQISDGVLDALFAQDPYSRVACETMVTTGMVVIAGEITTKAYVDMQKVVREVIRDVGYTDSPMGLSADHCSVLVAIDEQSADIAMGVNDDASKGKDIGAGDQGLMFGYACNDTPELMPLPIALSHRIMNRLTAARKNGEVDWLRPDSKSQVTVEYDGNKPTRIDTVVVSTQHSEDVSNEAIRKFVIESIIKPELPAELVTGEIKYHINPTGRFVVGGPHGDCGLTGRKIIVDTYGGWGRHGGGAFSGKDPTKVDRSAAYMARYVAKNIVASGLAERCEVQLAYAIGVTDPVSVYVDTEGTGKIEDSKICDIVKKLFPLSPSGIIKHLDLRRPIFRKTAAGGHFGRNEPEFTWEKTDMAAKIKAEADKL
- a CDS encoding PrsW family glutamic-type intramembrane protease — its product is MAEIVWRNYLRTKTRNPRFLWKMVISILTIGVVVGLAVDASVPAWINTDEVKEEEATDTPKPTPEKERWNQLGELADNGQWQELFYAIPELASVRWHHWGTTALAVLTAACWMSFLLQAIQIRGPADYRWWGALLGLALGVVSIWPTIFFIFWQERVWGLVESAELAAGIRDNVLGVGLREELSKFICFLPLLPLVVWKRDELAALLLAGAVGLGFAMEENIGYVGASAGTQTIGRLLMPAPFHMAMTGLIGLAAYRACVWPRQCGPVFIAIFGVVAMAHGFYDAFILVEVLAEYSIVTSLIFILLMYQFFRELRALQRTMPNSPVSLTANFLFCISTVAAATFIYLSAAIGSKMAGDVMVLGIVAESVMVYLFLREMPETMVTV
- the ruvB gene encoding Holliday junction branch migration DNA helicase RuvB: MSREPIISSDDAFEPDEPSGYTPLGREDDQVLRPQRMEDMVGQREVYERLMIAVDAARIRQETLGHILLDGPPGLGKTTFATCIPRALDVPLQIASGAALSAPKDLLPYLTNAQEGSVLFIDEIHRLPKAVEEFMYPAMEDFRIDITLGEGVSARTVNMALRPFTIIGATTRSGLLSAPLRDRFQVREHLDFYSHEELTEITRRNARKLRVEIDDEAALKIAICSRGTPRITNNRLRWVRDYATTKAAGKITLPVAEAALGMLGVDPLGLDPQDRKYMETILRVFHGGPAGVEAIAHTLNLAVDTLTDEVEPFLLRSELVVRTPRGRKLTAKGYEHLGVSPDAVINGGRPRRGNDDSDRPLFAE